The following are from one region of the Fusarium keratoplasticum isolate Fu6.1 chromosome 4, whole genome shotgun sequence genome:
- a CDS encoding Glutamyl-tRNA(Gln) amidotransferase subunit B, mitochondrial, producing MPRIPTSVLGKYLLNGQISRQGCVGARQITRHSALPSAAVSVANSARLLHVSSETVPPPPPPAQPVPLRKQLKDEAKKAKKQGKKKSKGDSQTVDGWELTVGIEIHAQLNTARKLFSPAVTSFNDEPNSHVALFDLSMPGSQPLFQKETLIPALRAALALNCDIQKLSRFDRKHYFWWDQPSGYQITQYYEPFARNGHITLLARDGISPQDGESVTVGIKQVQLEQDTAKTLAQADKVNWLDFNRVGVPLIEIITEPEMHHPRTAAVLVRKIQMLLNTVDACVSGMETGGLRADVNVSVRRTDGSNPSLGTRTEIKNLSTIKAVEDAIIAERDRQISELEAGRAIPSETRGWTLGSKETRRLRGKEGEVDYRYMPDPDIAPLVIGDDLVDHLRRSLAVSPDSELDTLIAQYGLTAKDALSLINLENGSRVQYFYKVLKSVEEKLAAELTEAEMPEFKSYSTLVGNWIIHELGRLTTFKAGPLAARDLSFTPEGDCLQVPDADLAQLLYHLVRKQITGKVAKELLFAIYLNEIEGGITRAIEDNDLWFKEIAEEEYEQLADEVMEGEDKVLQEFVDYKQFPQGKLMYLVGKMMRLGPTERIVPANAERVMRAKVEKLRSE from the coding sequence ATGCCGCGCATACCAACTTCAGTCCTGGGCAAATATCTGCTCAACGGGCAAATCTCACGGCAAGGCTGTGTCGGTGCGCGACAGATCACGAGGCACTCGGCATTACCTTCAGCAGCTGTTTCCGTCGCAAACTCAGCCAGGCTGTTGCACGTTTCTTCCGAAACCgtcccaccaccacctcctccagcaCAGCCCGTGCCTCTGCGCAAAcagctcaaggatgaggcgaaaaaggcaaagaagcagGGCAAGAAAAAGTCAAAGGGTGACTCACAGAcagtggatggatgggaacTGACGGTGGGCATCGAGATCCACGCCCAGCTGAACACGGCGCGAAAGCTGTTCTCTCCCGCTGTCACCTCTTTCAACGATGAGCCCAACAGTCATGTGGCCCTTTTCGACCTTTCCATGCCAGGAAGTCAGCCATTATTCCAGAAGGAGACTTTGATCCCCGCTCTGCGCGCCGCCCTTGCCCTAAACTGCGACATCCAGAAGCTCAGCCGGTTTGACAGGAAACACTATTTCTGGTGGGATCAGCCGTCCGGATACCAGATCACTCAGTACTACGAGCCCTTCGCCAGGAACGGTCACATCACTCTCCTCGCCAGAGACGGAATTTCTCCTCAGGATGGCGAGAGCGTCACTGTCGGAATCAAGCAGGTTCAGCTTGAACAGGATACGGCCAAGACCCTTGCGCAagccgacaaggtcaactGGCTGGACTTTAACCGTGTCGGCGTTCCACTCATTGAGATCATCACAGAGCCGGAGATGCACCACCCCCGGACTGCTGCTGTTCTTGTTCGCAAGATCCAGATGCTGCTCAACACTGTCGACGCCTGCGTCTCAGGCATGGAAACTGGAGGTCTGCGAGCAGATGTCAATGTTTCTGTGCGCAGGACCGACGGGTCTAACCCCTCTCTCGGCACAAGAACTGAGATCAAGAACCTGAGCACGATCAAGGCAGTCGAAGACGCCATCATTGCTGAGCGGGACCGTCAGATCAGCGAGCTGGAAGCCGGGCGGGCTATTCCTAGCGAAACCCGCGGCTGGACTCTCGGTTCCAAAGAAACCCGACGACTGCGAGGAAAAGAAGGTGAGGTGGACTACCGCTACATGCCTGACCCTGATATTGCGCCTCTGGTCATCGGAGACGACCTTGTGGATCATTTGCGACGGTCGCTGGCTGTCTCGCCTGATTCAGAGCTGGACACGCTGATAGCGCAGTACGGCCTTACTGCTAAGGATGCGCTGTCCCTGATCAACCTGGAGAACGGCTCTCGTGTCCAGTACTTCTACAAGGTCCTTAAATCagttgaggagaagcttgcgGCTGAGTTGACAGAGGCGGAGATGCCAGAGTTCAAGAGCTATTCTACTCTCGTTGGCAACTGGATCATTCACGAACTTGGACGTCTTACGACATTCAAGGCTGGACCGCTCGCTGCGAGGGATCTCTCCTTCACCCCCGAAGGTGATTGCTTGCAAGTTCCGGATGCAGACCTCGCCCAGCTTCTGTACCATCTGGTGCGCAAACAGATTACTGGCAAGGTGGCAAAGGAGCTTCTCTTCGCAATCTATCTCAACGAGATTGAGGGAGGAATTACTCGGGCCATTGAGGATAATGACCTCTGGTTCAAGGAgattgccgaggaggaatATGAGCAATTGGCAGATGAGGTTATGGAGGGAGAGGACAAGGTCTTGCAGGAGTTTGTCGACTACAAGCAGTTTCCACAGGGCAAGCTCATGTATCTTGTTGGCAAGATGATGCGTCTTGGGCCAACAGAGCGTATCGTCCCAGCGAATGCTGAGAGGGTGATGAGGGcaaaggtcgagaagctACGGAGTGAGTGA
- a CDS encoding J domain-containing protein, with protein sequence MWGSLPSSSELPVRDYNLAESGSEHVLTVYRLLPIITIAMPLNKSAVLLFSCNPFPATAVPALPSITSSRGAPPRHAPSTTSSAYQQRRYATVDHGRRGSSHRDHVPEWPKTTYPSPYEIFAMRTDDPYTKHRFYQLVKLYHPDKHSHTSDLHHIPHATRLERYRLIVAANDLLSDPSKRQLYDNHGVGWSGGRPQTLNETVRNADRAWRHQAGSAANNATWEDWERWYDARDGKPKDPLYMSNGLFATLVVVMCMIGAFAQMSRVEQSGADYVQMTNQSNLAIGQQVARRTSVAQGRSKDERVDMFLRDRENLAYAFVPSKYDNDTVDPGSATPKQSTRAKGEGDDV encoded by the exons ATGTGGGGAAGTCTACCCTCTAGCTCCGAGCTTCCAGTGCGTGA CTACAACTTGGCTGAGAGCGGCTCTGAACATGTCCTCACCGTGTACAGGCTCCTGCCAATCATCACAATCGCCATGCCGCTAAACAAGTCCgccgtcctcctcttctcttgcaATCCCTTCCCCGCCACGGCAGTGCCGGCGCTGCCGTCTATAACGTCATCTCGAGGGGCGCCTCCAAGACACGCCCCATCGACTACCTCTTCGGCGTATCAACAAAGACGATATGCCACGGTTGACCATGGCCGTCGAGGCAGCTCCCATCGTGACCATGTCCCCGAATGGCCCAAGACCACTTATCCATCCCCCTACGAGATCTTTGCCATGAGGACGGACGATCCATACACAAAGCATCGGTTCTACCAACTTGTCAAGCTATACCATCCCGACAAGCACAGTCATACCTCGGACCTTCATCACATCCCCCACGCGACTCGCCTCGAACGGTATCGCCTCATCGTTGCCGCCAACGACCTCCTCAGCGACCCGTCTAAGCGCCAGCTCTACGATAACCATGGGGTGGGCTGGAGCGGCGGTCGCCCACAGACCCTGAACGAGACAGTCCGCAACGCAGATCGCGCATGGCGTCACCAGGCCGGCAGCGCTGCCAACAATGCCACTTGGGAGGACTGGGAGCGCTGGTACGATGCCCGCGATGGCAAGCCCAAGGACCCCTTATACATGTCCAATGGCCTCTTTGCCACGCTGGTTGTCGTTATGTGCATGATTGGGGCCTTTGCGCAGATGAGCAGGGTTGAGCAGTCGGGCGCCGACTACGTGCAGATGACGAACCAGTCCAACCTCGCCATCGGGCAACAGGTAGCCCGGAGGACCTCTGTGGCTCAGGGACGGTCAAAGGATGAAAGGGTAGATATGTTCTTGAGGGACCGGGAGAACCTGGCCTACGCCTTTGTGCCGTCAAAGTATGATAACGACACGGTGGACCCAGGTTCTGCTACACCAAAGCAAAGCACGCGAGCAAAGGgtgagggtgatgatgtttGA
- a CDS encoding USP domain-containing protein translates to MAIDYDINPQRDLDDGTYAALPGTTPGEYVQQHTTPMKGRMRKDAEGCHPSRWIHELLNNKFTTCDLFDRARAANLNPPYAWQHTHRLMINGNQSFCSNTTRLLSSVCLDCHFHFVFKMAWEEEHAGQVCSPRQARWPVRDAQFPWHHLVWAGSDTEMNLAKENSKYYPILAREYFVCSAPPCTFQVTLEISEPRMASWWIDLLLDHDTIRQTLRLAKEQDPERYAVATDDWAEQAPMNLNTYLKNLLEATSPEKPRSISKRNKRFSVLFGPRCFSIFRELEFEETVDEQDGVDGGSFTPPLPSPPGGPFGVTEIGTYRGFVEDVRSEVQCIIHRRGEPAELCTPGLHADLGCVEVNNTNDSHLVNIRRYTLLGVLPNQPKEIVVNAYKRQWELLPNKRKELIDALMGIANDLNDEQLADYAATQSSVFDSQLPTQSSSDDDGVVSQALAFLGLQPPNKYNAETLVSAFRQKLSQEPKMANSARQMLLLIAQASTDDTYQAILLMEANGKMSVATAKAVLGMKEDSSLGPEVVAATRTKIALSNDKEEKATYLDALEAIADLTNAMDLKQLVATQRQENGIEIPKGSSVPDASGRPANYDLPVGLENIGNTCYLNSLLQYLFTVKPVRDIALNYENFKLELNDESIKQRLLGGNKMQMDRGEAVVAQAFAQELSDLFNNLETSDKVATRPSQRLANAVLLSTHTLLNDSKSAEPVAGPKPPPLPARPPPEPPAKSSGDVEMANGAVKEERDPVDTASTVSSQTLVEDGSDHSYEKVEVPSAATDDQTTDTVMALEEGDSPADTVRPSLKSTETSETIIKGADGTADGEQNADVSMADADEPQTVDSKVLTALEHQKRSSGTDQQDVEEVMGSILNRLQAAIRPSSVDESTGIQLEKIMETFFVTTINYTKKFDDKTYQKEISFDRSITAFPAPEGSCSLYDALGRNFDQQIIEESKLSRYTAIKTLPPVLHVLIQRSQSMGSKNGNPVEIPETLYLDRYMDAPHDSPTFQQRVQSWAVASRISDLKAQKTRVEAVIPTGPFLESCGEEEPTPIVNSAWAEDDTMEDGVLDFEKEENWDFDGPVDDDFLLVSHPTNEAPPTTKAPVKPQGIESAERNVREMMSNELRQREEDLEKHHAGLKNIPYRLHAVICHRGQLMSGHYWVWIHDFEQDVWRKYNDSNVDVKRNTDEVLATLSTSGEPYFLCYVRDEDKDAYVNVPRRQRPEQTTDADGDVVVANSEPTPEVKHTQDFSPPFGPQKSD, encoded by the exons ATGGCGATAGATTATGACATCAACCCCCAGCGCGACCTCGATGATGGAACTTACGCTGCTTTGCCCGGCACAACTCCCGGAGAGTATGTGCAGCAACATACAACCCCTATGAAGGGGAGAATGAGGAAGGATGCCGAAG GATGCCACCCCTCGAGATGGATTCACGAGCTGCTGAACAACAAGTTCACCACTTGCGATCTCTTCGACCGAGCCCGAGCTGCCAACTTGAACCCGCCGTACGCATGGCAGCACACCCATCGTCTCATGATCAATGGAAACCAAAGCTTCTGCTCAAACACAACCCGGCTATTGTCGTCAGTATGCCTGGACTGCCACTTTCACTTTGTGTTCAAGATGGCATGGGAAGAGGAGCATGCTGGGCAGGTGTGTAGTCCACGCCAAGCCCGCTGGCCCGTTCGAGATGCGCAGTTCCCTTGGCATCACCTTGTCTGGGCTGGGTCAGACACGGAAATGAATCTGGCCAAGGAAAACTCCAAGTACTATCCTATTCTCGCCCGCGAGTACTTTGTTTGTTCGGCACCGCCATGCACATTTCAAGTCACTCTTGAAATCTCGGAACCTCGCATGGCGTCTTGGTGGATTGATCTGCTACTGGACCACGATACCATTCGGCAGACCCTGCGCCTCGCCAAGGAGCAGGATCCAGAGCGCTATGCAGTAGCAACGGACGACTGGGCGGAACAGGCGCCTATGAATCTCAACACATACCTTAAGAATCTGCTTGAGGCAACGTCACCCGAGAAGCCGCGGAGCATATCGAAGAGGAACAAGCGGTTCTCTGTTCTATTTGGACCGCgttgcttctccatcttcagaGAGTTGGAGTTTGAGGAGACGGTGGATGAGCAGGATGGAGTCGACGGAGGGTCATTCACCCCTCCATTACCGTCACCCCCAGGTGGACCATTTGGAGTCACCGAAATTGGAACCTACCGAGGGtttgttgaggatgtcagATCCGAAGTTCAGTGCATCATCCACAGACGTGGTGAGCCCGCTGAGCTTTGTACTCCTGGCCTTCACGCAGATCTGGGATGCGTCGAGGTGAACAACACCAATGACAGTCACTTGGTTAACATCCGACGATACACATTGCTTGGCGTTCTCCCTAACCAGCCTAAGGAGATCGTGGTCAACGCTTACAAGCGACAGTGGGAGCTCTTGCCTAACAAGCGAAAGGAGCTTATCGACGCCCTCATGGGGATTGCCAATGACCTGAACGACGAGCAACTCGCTGATTACGCTGCCACCCAATCTTCTGTGTTTGACAGTCAACTCCCGACGCAATCTAgcagcgatgacgatggggtAGTGTCCCAAGCGTTGGCTTTTCTTGGCTTGCAGCCTCCTAATAAGTACAATGCCGAAACGCTGGTTTCAGCATTCCGCCAGAAGCTGTCCCAAGAGCCCAAGATGGCCAACAGCGCCCGTCAAATGCTTCTCCTGATTGCCCAGGCTTCAACGGACGATACCTACCAGGCAATTCTGCTCATGGAAGCCAATGGAAAGATGTCTGTCGCGACGGCGAAGGCAGTCCTGGGGATGAAAGAAGATAGTAGTTTGGGACCCGAAGTCGTTGCGGCTACTAGGACCAAG ATTGCGTTGAGCAATgacaaggaagaaaaggcaACCTATCTGGATGCTCTAGAGGCGATTGCGGATCTCACAAATGCAATGGACCTCAAGCAGCTTGTTGCCACTCAACGCCAAGAGAACGGAATCGAGATTCCAAAGGGAAGCTCCGTTCCGGATGCCTCAGGTCGACCAGCCAATTATGACTTGCCTGTCGGCCTAGAGAACATCGGCAATACTTGCTACCTGAACAGTCTTTTGCAGTATCTCTTTACTGTCAAACCTGTTCGAGATATTGCGCTCAACTACGAAAACTTCAAATTGGAGTTGAATGACGAGAGTATCAAACAGCGATTGCTGGGCGGAAACAAGATGCAAATGGACCGTGGCGAGGCTGTAGTCGCTCAGGCTT TTGCTCAAGAACTCTCTGATCTATTCAACAATCTCGAAACGTCAGACAAGGTCGCGACCCGACCCTCACAGAGGCTAGCTAATGCTGTCCTCTTATCTACTCACACCCTTCTCAATGATTCCAAGTCGGCCGAGCCCGTTGCAGGGCCCAAGCCACCGCCTCTTCCCGCTCGGCCGCCCCCTGAGCCTCCTGCCAAGAGCTCCGGCGACGTGGAGATGGCGAATGGAGCTGTTAAGGAAGAGCGCGATCCAGTTGACACGGCTAGTACCGTAAGCTCGCAGACGCTGGTCGAGGATGGCTCTGATCATTCGTACGAGAAAGTCGAAGTCCCGTCGGCGGCGACTGACGACCAAACTACGGATACAGTGATGGCTCTCGAAGAGGGCGACTCCCCTGCTGACACTGTTCGACCAAGTCTTAAGAGTACTGAAACCTCTGAGACAATCATCAAAGGTGCTGACGGAACTGCTGATGGGGAGCAAAACGCCGATGTCAGTATGGCTGATGCCGACGAGCCGCAAACAGTGGACAGCAAAGTCTTGACGGCTCTGGAACATCAGAAGAGATCGTCGGGAACTGATCAGCAGGACgtggaggaggtgatggGGAGCATTCTCAACCGACTCCAAGCAGCTATTCGACCATCATCTGTCGACGAATCAACTGGCATTCAGTTGGAAAAGATCATGGAGACATTCTTCGTCACGACAATCAACTATACCAAGAAGTTTGACGACAAGACCTACCAGAAGGAGATCAGCTTTGACCGATCCATCACCGCATTCCCAGCTCCGGAGGGGTCATGTTCGTTGTATGACGCGCTGGGTCGAAACTTTGACCAGCAAATCATCGAGGAAAGCAAGCTTTCACGATACACGGCGATCAAGACGCTCCCGCCTGTGCTCCATGTTCTTATTCAACGGTCCCAATCCATGGGCAGCAAGAACGGCAACCCTGTAGAAATACCAGAGACGCTATATCTGGATCGGTACATGGATGCTCCGCACGACTCACCCACCTTCCAACAGAGGGTTCAAAGCTGGGCGGTTGCCAGTAGAATATCGGACTTGAAGGCGCAGAAGACTCGGGTGGAAGCTGTCATTCCCACGGGACCGTTTCTCGAGTCCTGCGGAGAAGAGGAGCCCACACCCATTGTCAATTCGGCTTGGGCCGAGGATGATACCATGGAGGATGGAGTCCTTGATtttgagaaagaagagaattGGGACTTTGATGGCCCCGTGGATGACGATTTCCTTCTGGTATCCCACCCAACCAACGAAGCGCCGCCCACTACCAAGGCCCCTGTCAAGCCACAGGGCATCGAATCGGCTGAACGCAACGTTcgggagatgatgagcaaTGAGCTGCGCCAGAGggaggaggaccttgagAAACACCACGCCGGGCTTAAGAACATCCCGTATCGACTACACGCCGTTATCTGTCACCGAGGCCAGCTGATGTCTGGTCACTACTGGGTGTGGATACACGACTTTGAGCAGGACGTGTGGCGCAAGTACAACGACTCCAACGTGGATGTGAAACGCAACACAGACGAAGTGCTTGCAACCTTGAGCACAAGCGGCGAGCCCTACTTCCTCTGCTACGTTCgggacgaggacaaggatgCATACGTGAATGTGCCGAGACGACAAAGACCGGAACAAACCACGGATGCTGACGGTGACGTTGTTGTCGCTAACAGCGAACCCACCCCTGAGGTTAAGCATACACAGGACTTTTCGCCCCCATTTGGGCCGCAGAAGAGCGACTAG
- a CDS encoding HET domain-containing protein: MDDHETPLYLPLGDNEIRLITIHPHLENGLVSCSLDTFSLIETNSVFKQFLHNYDSPNKPRRGLIATWRSIQRAKGTLHPPDHRSMKSFTPLDTHCFRYTWGDFAAMSYTWGTDEAGKIIVNGQEMTVTKNLEDALRELGSDGGRFARRYKLWVDAICINQSDVEETSEQVARMREIYSEAWAVVAWLGPAGDESDQGMRLLSALSRLDDKEKDDLTALLEQNPTMFGEFAFYGLHSLMKRRYWWRLWIIQELVMGSKSTILRCGGDTLDWETFSRGISSLYHGGLWSAKDWLLKGEMKKKLAKDDPRWVTASIHLVHQNIRPLSEFEFQGGERQGMRKLLELAMSDSREEKDKVFGLLGMMEPKIAKRIICKYSKSTAEIFSATSIAFIEHYGNLEPLREANPWGEADTPSWVVDWTWNGRLRYSKPESVFIGAFWTPGTPEPRAETLYSAAGHRDTLCSVFSSGKLLKCKGVMIDKICGLGACERGYFDWDPSSIVQPTEWQSVYDDTAWALCRAMLLGRVSNGEHVSKRHCALLSLPRTYEAAFKQFEALGWTWMKEQEAYYFRWVRWHQAHDQIIMVGKPLGDYFTEKIPCNASEFDYAEVFLAADRTGMGRRFMFTSRGYMGWAPDNPYGSLQDQIYVGDMVCVAYGCSTPLVIRRVEDKYHVLGEAYIEGLMDGEVIDLVEKGELFEEELIFS; the protein is encoded by the coding sequence ATGGATGACCACGAAACTCCCCTCTATCTGCCACTGGGCGACAACGAAATACGCCTCATCACTATACACCCTCATTTAGAAAACGGCCTGGTTAGCTGCTCTCTCGACACATTTTCCCTCATAGAAACGAACTCCGTATTCAAGCAATTTCTTCACAACTACGACTCGCCAAACAAGCCGAGACGGGGGCTGATCGCAACATGGCGGTCAATCCAACGGGCCAAGGGCACCCTCCACCCTCCAGACCACCGCTCAATGAAGTCATTCACGCCCTTGGATACTCACTGTTTCCGATACACCTGGGGAGACTTTGCTGCCATGTCGTACACTTGGGGTACAGATGAGGCGGGGAAGATCATTGTCAACGGCCAGGAAATGACGGTGaccaagaacctcgaggatGCGCTGCGAGAGCTGGGCAGTGATGGTGGCCGTTTCGCCAGAAGATACAAGCTGTGGGTTGATGCGATATGTATCAATCAATCTGATGTGGAAGAGACAAGCGAGCAAGTAGCCCGCATGAGAGAAATATACAGCGAGGCATGGGCGGTGGTGGCCTGGCTAGGGCCGGCTGGAGACGAGAGCGACCAAGGAATGCGTCTCCTCTCTGCTCTTTCTCGCCTGGAtgacaaggaaaaggacGATTTGACTGCTCTTCTCGAGCAAAATCCTACCATGTTTGGAGAGTTTGCCTTTTATGGCCTTCACAGTCTCATGAAAAGAAGATACTGGTGGCGGCTCTGGATCATTCAAGAGCTCGTCATGGGATCGAAGTCGACCATCTTGCGGTGTGGAGGGGATACCCTTGACTGGGAAACCTTTAGCCGCGGAATCTCATCTCTGTATCATGGAGGCCTATGGTCTGCCAAGGACTGGCTCTTGAAAggtgagatgaagaagaagctggccaaaGACGACCCACGCTGGGTAACGGCCAGtatccatcttgtccaccAAAACATACGGCCATTGAGCGAATTCGAGTTCCAAGGGGGAGAGAGACAGGGCATGAGGAAGTTGCTCGAACTTGCCATGTCAGACAGCCGCGAGGAAAAGGACAAGGTCTTTGGCCTCCTTGGAATGATGGAGCCCAAAATTGCAAAGCGTATCATTTGCAAGTATTCCAAGTCAACGGCAGAGATCTTCAGTGCCACTTCAATTGCTTTCATAGAGCACTACGGCAATCTTGAACCGCTCAGAGAAGCGAACCCATGGGGAGAGGCTGATACTCCGTCCTGGGTAGTTGACTGGACTTGGAACGGAAGACTGCGTTACTCGAAGCCAGAGAGCGTCTTTATAGGGGCTTTCTGGACTCCAGGCACTCCGGAACCGCGAGCCGAGACCCTGTACTCCGCAGCTGGCCACCGAGACACGCTGTGCTCTGTGTTCTCCAGCGGGAAGCTATTGAAGTGCAAGGGGGTTATGATAGACAAAATCTGCGGTTTGGGGGCGTGCGAACGAGGCTACTTTGACTGGGATCCGTCGTCCATAGTCCAGCCGACAGAGTGGCAGAGTGTCTATGATGATACAGCCTGGGCTCTCTGCAGAGCGATGCTACTTGGACGGGTGTCAAACGGAGAGCACGTTAGCAAACGCCACTGTGCTCTCCTCAGTCTCCCAAGAACATACGAGGCGGCATTCAAGCAGTTTGAGGCGTTGGGGTGGACCTGGATGAAGGAGCAGGAAGCCTACTACTTTCGCTGGGTGAGGTGGCACCAGGCCCACGACCAAATCATCATGGTCGGTAAACCTCTCGGAGATTATTTTACGGAAAAGATCCCGTGCAACGCGTCGGAATTTGATTACGCAGAGGTCTTCCTGGCGGCTGACCGGACGGGAATGGGAAGACGGTTCATGTTCACTAGCCGGGGGTACATGGGATGGGCGCCTGACAACCCATACGGGTCGTTGCAGGACCAGATTTACGTTGGCGACATGGTTTGCGTTGCCTATGGTTGTAGCACACCGTTGGTGATAAGACGCGTGGAGGATAAGTACCACGTCCTTGGAGAGGCATACATCGAAGGCTTGATGGATGGGGAGGTGATTGACTTGGtggagaaaggggagcttttCGAAGAAGAGCTCATCTTTAGCTGA
- a CDS encoding Spliceosomal protein DIB1 produces the protein MGSVVLPHLNTGWHVDQAILSEEDRLVVIRFGRDWDPDCMRQDEVLYKIADKVRNFAVIYLCDIDQVPDFNQMYELYDPCSLMFFFRNKHMMIDLGTGDNNKIKWVLEDKQELIDIFETVYRGAKKGRGLVVSPKDYSTRHRY, from the exons ATGGGTTCCGTTGTTCTTCCCCATCTCAACACTGGCTGGCACGTCGACCAGGCCATTCTCTCCG AGGAGGAccgcctcgtcgtcatccgcTTCGGCAGAGACTGGGACCCAGACTGCATGCGCCAGGACGAAGTCCTCTACAAGATCGCCGACAAGGTCCGCAACTTTGCCGTCATCTACCTGTGCGACATCGACCAGGTGCCCGACTTTAACCAGATGTACGAGCTCTACGACCCGTGCTCCCTCATGTTCTTCTTCCGCAACAAGCACATGATGATCGACTTGGGCACCGGtgacaacaacaagatcaagtggGTGCTGGAGGACAAgcaggagctcatcgacatCTTTGAGACTGTCTACCGAGGAGCCAAGAAGGGACGCGGTCTCGTCGTGAGCCCCAAGGACTACTCCACCCGACACCGCTACTAG